A stretch of the Pseudomonas helvetica genome encodes the following:
- a CDS encoding aldehyde dehydrogenase family protein: MHNHTALFIDGRWQTPSGQGIAEVINPATEEVAGSVPLGDERDVENAVAAARRAFGPWSRTPSSVRAGYIRALAEQLRARADEMAAVITAELGMPVQWCRSVQVDGPITGLEQYVELASLMDEVREVGNSLVIREPVGVCAFINPWNYPLHQLIGKLAPALAAGCTVVVKPSQETPLHAFLLAQMIEAIGLPAGVFNLVSGPGSKVGEALAKHPDVDMLSFTGSTGAGVRVAQAAAPSVKRVCLELGGKSPLLIAKDADLAAAVRYGVQDVMINSGQTCTALTRMLLPASRYAEAVELALAETLSLRMGDPLDPQSFLGPMCSAAQRRTVRDYIQVGQQEGARLVCGGDTAQAFERGYYVSPTLFADVDNRMRIAQEEIFGPVLCLIPYTDEAQAIQIANDSPFGLSSGVWASGAERALQLARQLRAGQCFLNGAAFNYLAPFGGYKQSGNGREWGEEGLNEFVEVKAIQV, translated from the coding sequence ATGCATAACCACACCGCGCTGTTTATTGATGGCCGCTGGCAAACGCCGTCGGGGCAGGGCATTGCCGAGGTGATCAACCCGGCCACCGAGGAAGTGGCAGGCTCGGTGCCGCTGGGTGATGAGCGTGATGTCGAGAACGCGGTGGCCGCAGCACGTAGGGCCTTTGGCCCATGGTCGCGAACGCCGTCCAGCGTGCGCGCAGGCTACATCCGCGCCCTCGCCGAGCAGTTGCGCGCACGGGCCGACGAAATGGCGGCGGTGATCACCGCCGAATTGGGAATGCCGGTGCAATGGTGCCGTTCGGTTCAGGTGGATGGGCCGATCACCGGGCTGGAGCAATACGTCGAGCTCGCAAGCTTGATGGATGAAGTGCGCGAAGTCGGCAATTCGCTGGTGATTCGCGAACCGGTAGGCGTCTGCGCCTTTATCAATCCATGGAACTACCCGCTGCATCAACTGATCGGCAAGCTCGCGCCGGCGCTGGCCGCCGGTTGCACGGTGGTGGTCAAGCCGAGTCAGGAAACCCCGCTGCACGCGTTTTTACTGGCGCAGATGATCGAGGCCATCGGCTTGCCGGCCGGGGTGTTCAACCTGGTCAGCGGGCCGGGTTCGAAGGTCGGCGAAGCACTGGCTAAACACCCGGACGTGGACATGCTGTCGTTCACCGGCTCCACCGGCGCCGGCGTGCGGGTGGCGCAAGCGGCGGCACCGTCGGTGAAGCGCGTCTGCCTGGAGCTGGGCGGCAAGTCGCCGCTGCTGATCGCCAAGGATGCGGATCTGGCCGCCGCGGTGCGCTACGGCGTGCAGGACGTGATGATCAACTCCGGGCAGACCTGCACCGCGTTGACCCGCATGCTGCTGCCGGCCAGTCGTTACGCCGAGGCGGTGGAACTGGCGCTGGCGGAAACCTTGAGCTTGCGCATGGGCGATCCGCTCGACCCGCAGAGCTTTCTCGGGCCGATGTGTTCGGCGGCCCAACGGCGTACCGTGCGCGACTACATTCAGGTCGGCCAGCAGGAAGGCGCGCGGCTGGTGTGTGGCGGCGATACGGCGCAAGCGTTCGAGCGCGGTTACTACGTCAGCCCGACACTGTTCGCCGATGTCGACAACCGGATGCGCATCGCTCAGGAAGAAATCTTCGGCCCGGTGCTGTGCCTGATCCCCTACACCGACGAGGCGCAGGCGATTCAGATCGCCAACGATTCGCCGTTTGGCCTGTCCAGCGGTGTCTGGGCTAGCGGCGCTGAACGCGCCTTGCAACTTGCCCGGCAATTGCGAGCAGGCCAGTGTTTCCTGAATGGCGCGGCGTTCAACTATCTGGCGCCGTTCGGTGGTTACAAACAGTCGGGTAACGGCCGCGAATGGGGGGAGGAGGGGCTCAACGAATTCGTCGAAGTGAAGGCGATCCAGGTGTGA
- a CDS encoding NAD(P)H-dependent oxidoreductase — MKVLIVHAHPEPKSFTAALRDQAVATLEAQGHEVQVSDLYAMNWNPVASSNDFSSRENPEYLVYALEQRLGVKSQSLAADIQSELDKLLWADLLILNFPIFWFSAPAMLKGWIDRVLVSGVCYGGKRFYDQGGLSGKKALVSVTLGGREHMFGEDAIHGPLQDMLRPILRGTLAYVGFEVLEPFVAWHVPYISDEARQAFLEDYRLRLEHLGDEQPLEFPRLSQFDEQLYPLYKPAATEA; from the coding sequence ATGAAAGTACTGATCGTCCACGCCCATCCGGAGCCGAAATCCTTTACCGCTGCGCTGCGTGACCAGGCTGTCGCGACCCTTGAAGCCCAAGGGCATGAGGTCCAGGTCAGTGACCTGTACGCGATGAACTGGAACCCCGTGGCAAGCAGCAATGACTTTTCGTCGCGGGAAAACCCCGAGTACCTGGTCTATGCGCTGGAGCAACGTCTGGGCGTGAAGAGCCAGTCGCTGGCGGCAGATATCCAGTCTGAACTCGACAAGCTGCTGTGGGCAGACTTGCTGATCCTCAACTTCCCGATTTTCTGGTTCTCCGCCCCGGCCATGCTCAAGGGCTGGATCGACCGGGTACTGGTGTCCGGTGTCTGCTACGGCGGCAAGCGTTTTTACGATCAGGGCGGGTTGAGCGGCAAGAAAGCCTTGGTGAGCGTGACCCTTGGCGGTCGCGAGCATATGTTCGGCGAGGATGCGATTCACGGCCCGCTGCAGGACATGCTGCGGCCGATCCTGCGCGGCACGCTGGCCTACGTCGGGTTTGAAGTGCTGGAACCGTTCGTGGCCTGGCATGTGCCTTACATCAGCGATGAGGCGCGCCAGGCATTCCTCGAAGATTATCGCCTGCGTTTGGAGCACCTTGGCGATGAACAACCTCTGGAGTTTCCGCGGCTGTCGCAGTTCGATGAGCAGCTATATCCACTGTATAAGCCGGCCGCTACCGAGGCTTAA
- a CDS encoding YSC84-related protein has product MTSSLRSLLFIALTTLSLASTGLLNTASAATAADLEQDSRHALQMLYKANPVAETMSRTAKAVLVFPKVIKAGLVFGGSYGEGVMFSGSKVDNYYNTVTGSWGLQAGAQSYAYAVFLMTDKAVKYVRETKGWEVGVGPTVVLVDQGVAKNLSSSTLKDDAYAFVFDQQGLMAGVSIEGTKISLIKR; this is encoded by the coding sequence ATGACAAGTTCATTACGCTCACTTCTGTTTATCGCCCTCACAACCCTGTCACTGGCCTCAACAGGTTTGCTCAATACCGCAAGCGCCGCAACGGCCGCGGACCTGGAACAGGATTCGCGGCATGCCTTGCAAATGCTCTACAAAGCTAATCCGGTGGCCGAGACCATGTCGCGCACTGCCAAGGCCGTGCTCGTATTCCCTAAAGTTATCAAGGCGGGTCTGGTATTTGGTGGCAGTTATGGTGAGGGGGTCATGTTCAGCGGTTCAAAAGTAGACAATTACTACAACACAGTGACCGGTTCATGGGGCTTGCAGGCGGGCGCCCAGTCCTATGCTTATGCCGTGTTCCTGATGACTGACAAAGCGGTTAAGTATGTACGTGAGACCAAGGGCTGGGAAGTTGGCGTAGGGCCGACTGTCGTCCTGGTTGACCAAGGCGTTGCGAAAAATCTGTCGAGCTCGACATTGAAAGATGATGCTTATGCGTTTGTCTTTGACCAGCAAGGCCTGATGGCGGGCGTCAGCATTGAAGGCACCAAGATTTCGCTGATCAAACGATAA
- a CDS encoding DUF3309 family protein — protein MSLGTILLILLILLLVGAIPTWPHSRSWGYAPSGLLGVVVIVLVVLLLLGRI, from the coding sequence ATGAGCTTGGGAACCATACTGTTGATCCTGCTGATTTTGCTGCTGGTTGGCGCTATTCCGACTTGGCCGCACAGCCGAAGCTGGGGCTATGCGCCGAGCGGTTTATTAGGCGTGGTCGTTATTGTCCTGGTTGTGTTGCTTTTATTAGGGAGAATCTGA
- a CDS encoding carboxypeptidase regulatory-like domain-containing protein — MLFNHSLTLSRLTLTLLLGLSPVVLHAATAEPVDMSAVQLEPQEQNGIRYLTGGIGLDESKALLQTQGYNLHMTFSTGPANQYVSNVDVVIQSEKGSPLLSLSQVGPIVYAQLPANKYLVIASLNGHEERHTISVGGKSIETLNLHWSE; from the coding sequence ATGTTGTTCAACCATTCACTGACGCTTTCAAGACTCACCCTGACCCTATTGCTCGGTTTGTCTCCCGTGGTGTTGCATGCAGCCACCGCAGAACCGGTTGACATGTCGGCCGTGCAGTTGGAGCCGCAGGAGCAGAATGGCATCCGCTATCTGACGGGAGGCATCGGCCTGGATGAGTCAAAAGCTTTGCTCCAGACCCAGGGCTACAACCTTCACATGACCTTTTCAACCGGACCTGCCAATCAGTACGTCAGCAATGTCGACGTGGTGATCCAGAGTGAAAAAGGTAGCCCCCTGTTATCGCTGAGTCAGGTGGGGCCCATCGTTTACGCGCAATTGCCGGCAAACAAATACCTGGTCATCGCCAGTTTGAATGGTCATGAAGAGCGCCACACCATTTCAGTCGGTGGTAAATCCATCGAAACACTGAACTTGCACTGGAGTGAATAG
- a CDS encoding HAMP domain-containing sensor histidine kinase yields MQPSIAYHGTFHEVRLFKTDERPLAARLLAERYLAMNLKAQYAMDVARDALWSNNAAAEERALFAEQLIGIVSHDLRNPLAAIKMASQLLGCLDLPPKQAQILGHITHAAERAQRLVADLLDFTLRQVGRSIAVSLKPVDLHALVGECLDELSLVFPEHTLTHLCVGQGHFIADSDRIHQLIGNLVTNAIAYGTAEGEVTVSSCFEDKVTIVVHNLGTPIPSELLDNVFEPMIRGSHDNAKLRSVGLGLFIVREIVRAHHGDIRVTSSIEGGTTFTATFPLPR; encoded by the coding sequence GTGCAGCCGAGTATTGCGTACCACGGCACGTTTCATGAGGTGAGGCTGTTCAAGACAGATGAACGGCCTCTCGCTGCCCGCTTGCTTGCCGAGCGGTATCTGGCGATGAACCTCAAGGCCCAATATGCAATGGACGTTGCACGGGATGCGTTATGGAGCAACAACGCCGCCGCAGAAGAGCGGGCGCTGTTCGCCGAACAGCTGATCGGGATTGTCAGTCACGACCTGCGCAATCCGTTGGCGGCGATAAAAATGGCATCGCAATTGCTCGGATGTCTTGACCTGCCTCCCAAGCAAGCACAAATACTCGGCCACATCACGCACGCTGCTGAGCGCGCGCAACGTCTGGTGGCAGACCTGCTGGACTTCACCCTGAGGCAAGTCGGGCGAAGTATTGCGGTTTCCCTCAAACCGGTTGATTTGCACGCATTGGTGGGCGAATGCCTGGATGAGCTGAGTCTGGTGTTCCCTGAGCACACGCTGACCCATCTTTGTGTCGGCCAAGGTCATTTCATCGCCGACAGTGACCGGATCCATCAGCTTATTGGCAATCTGGTGACCAACGCGATTGCCTATGGCACGGCTGAGGGTGAGGTCACGGTGTCTTCGTGCTTCGAGGACAAGGTGACCATCGTCGTGCACAACCTTGGCACGCCGATACCCTCGGAGTTGCTCGACAACGTATTCGAACCGATGATTCGCGGCAGTCACGATAACGCAAAACTGCGTAGTGTCGGGCTCGGCCTGTTCATTGTGAGAGAGATTGTCAGGGCGCATCACGGCGATATCAGGGTGACTTCCTCGATAGAAGGCGGCACTACGTTCACGGCGACCTTTCCCTTACCACGATAA
- a CDS encoding Crp/Fnr family transcriptional regulator produces MPITSGQPIENRLLQGLSKTDYGRLQAQCDNVELAFGTVLFEPGHPILHVYFPQTALIAEVVTLYRHPPLHMSLIGNEGMLGATLALGVNTAPMRAVVQGAGTCLRMRGLQLQVALRESPLLLRRLNQYLYVQMMQLAQTAACTHFHEIEPRLARWLLMTHDRAHANHFHLTHMSLADMLGVRRSGVTLAAGTLQQRGLIRYTRGEITILDRKGLEAASCECYSDTLSTPL; encoded by the coding sequence ATGCCAATTACGTCAGGGCAACCAATAGAAAACCGGCTACTCCAGGGGCTGTCGAAGACTGACTACGGCCGGCTGCAAGCACAGTGCGATAACGTCGAACTGGCCTTTGGCACTGTCCTGTTCGAACCGGGCCATCCGATCCTGCATGTGTATTTCCCTCAAACAGCGCTCATCGCTGAAGTGGTGACGTTATACCGCCACCCTCCTCTGCACATGAGCCTGATCGGTAATGAAGGGATGCTTGGGGCGACACTCGCTCTGGGGGTTAATACCGCCCCCATGCGCGCCGTGGTGCAAGGCGCCGGCACGTGCCTGAGGATGAGAGGCTTGCAGTTGCAGGTCGCACTGCGCGAGAGCCCGTTATTGTTGCGCAGGCTCAATCAGTACCTGTACGTGCAGATGATGCAGCTCGCTCAAACTGCCGCCTGTACCCATTTTCACGAGATTGAGCCACGCCTGGCGCGCTGGTTGCTGATGACCCACGATCGCGCGCACGCCAATCACTTTCATCTGACCCACATGTCCCTTGCGGACATGCTCGGGGTTCGGCGCAGCGGCGTGACATTGGCCGCCGGCACGCTGCAACAGCGTGGATTGATCCGTTACACCCGTGGTGAAATCACGATTCTTGACCGCAAGGGATTGGAAGCGGCGTCATGCGAGTGCTATAGCGACACCCTCTCGACTCCGTTATGA
- a CDS encoding Crp/Fnr family transcriptional regulator has protein sequence MPDAPKPQQNHLLAALPAQSLERLLPHLEPITLPLGKVLYESGDALRHVYFPTNSIVSLLYVMENGASAEISVVGNEGLIGIAVFMGGESTPSRAIVQSAGHAFRLPGQRLKDEFNRHGEMLQLMLRYTQALITQMAQTAVCNRHHSIDQQLCRWLLLSLDRLQDNQLIMTQELIANMLGVRREGVTDAAGKLQRLGVIEYSRGHIKVLDRAALEQLSCECYAVVRKETERLLPYVPLKPTR, from the coding sequence ATGCCTGATGCTCCAAAGCCACAACAGAACCATCTGCTGGCGGCTCTGCCGGCACAATCGCTGGAGCGTTTGCTGCCGCACCTCGAACCGATCACCCTGCCGCTCGGCAAGGTGCTCTACGAGTCCGGGGATGCCCTGCGACACGTCTACTTCCCCACCAACTCCATCGTGTCCCTGCTGTACGTGATGGAAAACGGCGCATCAGCGGAAATTTCAGTGGTCGGCAATGAAGGCCTGATCGGCATCGCCGTCTTCATGGGCGGCGAAAGCACGCCGAGCCGGGCGATTGTGCAGAGTGCCGGGCATGCTTTCCGGTTGCCCGGCCAGCGACTCAAGGATGAGTTCAACCGCCATGGAGAGATGCTCCAGCTGATGTTGCGCTACACCCAGGCGTTGATCACCCAGATGGCCCAGACTGCGGTGTGCAACCGCCACCACTCGATTGACCAACAATTGTGCCGCTGGTTGCTGCTGTCTCTCGATCGCCTGCAAGACAATCAACTGATCATGACCCAGGAGTTGATCGCCAACATGCTCGGCGTACGTCGTGAAGGCGTGACCGATGCCGCCGGCAAGCTGCAACGCCTCGGCGTTATCGAGTACAGCCGTGGCCACATCAAGGTGCTGGACAGAGCCGCGCTCGAGCAACTGAGCTGCGAGTGCTACGCGGTGGTCAGAAAAGAAACCGAGCGCCTGCTGCCTTACGTTCCGCTAAAGCCAACCCGCTGA
- the cls gene encoding cardiolipin synthase gives MNLFSMRILLRTLTVLSLTLLVACGSLPTIVPDMAYTNPASVKIDSTHGPLSAERSKAVIDRLKANGVQTNIFDLHMAIEEAIVGSPLTDGNTVELLQNGPTTYQSMISAIGSARDHINIESYIFDDDEIGERFAAALIAKQAAGVQVNLIRDSVGTLSTPSAFFTRLTAAGINVLEFNPVNPATAKAGWQVNQRDHRKLLIVDGRIAFLGGINVSSVHSGNSFSLNAKVRPGGKLPWRDTDLRVEGPAVAELQKLFIETWQKQKGKPLAARHYFPQTERKGHEVVRAIGSSPDEPYSLIYATLISALRSAQTEIWLTNAYFVPDPQLLTELKNAVARGVDVKLVLPSSTDSWLVFNAGRRHYTELLEAGVKLYERRDALLHVKTAVIDGVWSTVGSTNLDWRSFLHNQEVNVVVLGSGFGEKMRAAFLADLLKSNEITLEQWQRRSLDVRAKEQFAHLWEYWL, from the coding sequence ATGAACCTGTTTTCAATGCGGATTTTGCTGCGAACTCTGACAGTGCTGAGCCTGACACTGCTGGTGGCGTGTGGTTCGTTGCCCACTATCGTTCCCGATATGGCCTACACCAATCCGGCCTCTGTGAAGATCGACAGTACGCACGGACCGCTGTCAGCCGAACGCAGCAAGGCCGTTATTGACCGTTTGAAGGCCAATGGGGTCCAGACAAACATCTTCGACCTGCATATGGCGATCGAGGAGGCCATCGTCGGCAGCCCGTTGACGGACGGCAACACGGTCGAACTGTTACAGAACGGTCCGACTACCTACCAATCAATGATCTCTGCGATTGGCAGCGCGCGTGATCACATCAATATCGAGAGTTACATTTTTGACGACGATGAAATCGGCGAGCGCTTTGCCGCAGCGCTGATTGCCAAACAAGCGGCTGGGGTACAGGTCAATCTGATCCGGGACAGCGTCGGTACCCTCAGCACACCTTCGGCTTTTTTTACCCGCCTGACCGCCGCGGGCATTAATGTGCTGGAATTCAACCCGGTCAATCCAGCGACCGCCAAGGCTGGGTGGCAAGTGAACCAGCGGGATCATCGTAAGCTACTGATCGTTGATGGCCGCATTGCCTTCCTTGGCGGTATCAACGTCAGCAGTGTCCATTCAGGCAACTCGTTCAGCCTGAACGCCAAAGTCAGGCCCGGCGGCAAGTTGCCCTGGCGCGACACTGACCTGCGGGTTGAAGGGCCGGCCGTGGCCGAACTGCAAAAGCTGTTTATCGAGACGTGGCAAAAGCAGAAAGGCAAGCCGCTCGCGGCACGTCATTACTTCCCGCAAACCGAACGCAAAGGCCACGAGGTCGTACGTGCCATCGGCAGCTCGCCAGACGAACCCTACAGCCTGATCTACGCCACGCTGATTTCGGCGCTACGCAGTGCGCAAACCGAAATCTGGCTGACTAACGCCTACTTCGTGCCCGATCCGCAGTTGTTGACGGAGCTCAAGAACGCAGTGGCACGCGGCGTCGATGTGAAGCTGGTACTGCCCAGCAGCACTGATTCCTGGCTGGTTTTCAATGCTGGCCGCAGGCACTACACCGAGCTGCTGGAGGCCGGCGTCAAGCTCTACGAACGCCGCGATGCCTTGCTGCATGTCAAAACCGCGGTGATCGATGGTGTCTGGTCCACGGTCGGCTCTACCAATCTTGACTGGCGGAGTTTTCTGCACAACCAGGAAGTCAACGTCGTGGTACTGGGCAGCGGATTCGGCGAGAAAATGCGCGCGGCGTTCCTTGCGGACCTGCTGAAGTCGAACGAAATTACGCTTGAGCAGTGGCAGCGGCGTTCCCTTGACGTAAGAGCCAAGGAGCAGTTTGCGCACCTCTGGGAGTACTGGTTGTGA
- a CDS encoding iron-containing alcohol dehydrogenase, which translates to MSLTANWNYPTSIHFGVGRIAELADTCRSQGIQRPLLVTDSGLARAPITTAALESLRAAGLGVALFCDLKPNPVEANLAGGLDAWRAGKHDGVVAFGGGSGLDMGKLIAFMSGQTRPVWDFEDIGDYWTRADESSIAPIIAVPTTAGTGSEVGRAAVIIDERTHTKRIIFHPKMMPRVVISDPALTVGMPAKVTAGTGMDAFAHCLESYCAPGFHPMAEGIAVEGMRLVANALVRAVRTPSDLEARAEMLAAAAMGATAFQKGLGGMHALAHPVGALYDTHHGMTNATFMPYVLKFNRPAIEERITRLAAYLRLPTPGFDSFLAFVLKLRKDIGVPHTLFELGVDDRQVDLIADMAIVDPCAGGNPLPLTRHGAMEIFEAAYHGRL; encoded by the coding sequence ATGAGCCTGACTGCGAACTGGAACTACCCCACGAGCATCCACTTCGGTGTTGGCCGTATCGCCGAGCTGGCCGACACCTGCCGCAGCCAAGGTATCCAGCGACCGTTGCTGGTCACCGACAGTGGCCTGGCGCGCGCGCCGATCACCACTGCGGCGCTGGAATCCCTACGCGCCGCCGGCCTCGGCGTAGCGCTGTTTTGCGACCTCAAGCCGAATCCGGTCGAGGCCAACCTGGCGGGAGGGCTCGACGCCTGGCGTGCCGGCAAGCACGATGGCGTGGTCGCCTTTGGCGGTGGCAGCGGGCTGGATATGGGCAAGCTGATCGCCTTCATGAGCGGCCAAACCCGGCCGGTGTGGGATTTCGAAGACATCGGCGATTACTGGACCCGCGCCGACGAAAGCAGCATCGCCCCGATCATTGCAGTACCGACCACCGCGGGTACGGGCTCCGAGGTCGGCCGTGCAGCGGTGATCATCGACGAGCGGACACATACCAAACGGATCATCTTCCACCCGAAAATGATGCCGCGGGTGGTCATAAGCGACCCGGCGCTCACCGTCGGCATGCCGGCAAAAGTTACTGCCGGCACCGGGATGGATGCCTTTGCCCATTGCCTGGAGTCGTACTGCGCCCCCGGTTTTCACCCCATGGCCGAAGGGATTGCGGTAGAAGGCATGCGCCTGGTAGCCAATGCGCTGGTACGGGCAGTACGCACCCCCTCTGATCTTGAGGCGCGCGCGGAAATGCTCGCCGCCGCCGCGATGGGTGCCACTGCCTTCCAGAAAGGCCTGGGCGGGATGCACGCGCTCGCGCATCCGGTGGGCGCCCTGTACGACACCCATCACGGCATGACCAACGCCACGTTCATGCCCTATGTGTTGAAATTCAATCGCCCGGCCATCGAGGAGCGCATCACCCGCCTGGCGGCATATCTGCGTCTGCCGACCCCAGGCTTCGACAGTTTTCTGGCCTTCGTCCTCAAGTTGCGCAAGGACATCGGCGTGCCGCATACGCTGTTTGAGCTAGGAGTGGATGATCGGCAGGTCGACCTGATCGCCGACATGGCGATTGTCGACCCCTGCGCCGGCGGTAACCCGCTGCCCTTGACCCGACATGGCGCGATGGAGATTTTCGAAGCGGCGTATCACGGCCGGCTCTAG